ATACCTAATACAACTATTAATTGTCCGCCCCTTCCAAGTGTGAGGATCAAGCCCAATGTTAGCATCATCAAAACTAATGGTTGTATAAAAAAAAGGTTCTTACTGTTGCCCAAAATCCCTCTAATATAAAAAAGTGTTAAAACAGGAAAAGCTAGAAACCTGGAAAGTGAAGTAGCTTCTCCAATAGTACCAACCATTCTTCTATATTGATCTGATAATAGATAGGTATGCCAAATTACCGGCAATCCTTTATACTTTGCTAATATAAAATCAGACCCCTCATATTTAAGCTCTGAATAGCGAATACTTCCGATTATTTCCCATATTTCGCTATTAAATATAAATCGCTCTATGAAACCAAATGAAACCACTAATATTGCAATTAATATCATCCATCTCAAAAGAAACTCAACATTTTTGTAAGTAAACAAACTTAACCTTCCAATGAAATAAAAAGCAACTATCATAAAGCCCTCTCTAAAAGATACAACCCTGCTAAAAAAACCGGAAGAAGAGGTGATAAAAAAAATGCCATAAACTAAAATAAATAAAAGCGCCATCAGGTCCACTAACTTCCAATTAATTTTTCTAAAATTCTTAATAAACAATATTGCTAACAGGCAAAAAACAAAAATCTCTTTAGTGGCAACAAATGCTTTTATAGTGCTGCCACTAACAAAATGTGAAAAAGGCATGCTTAGCAAGGGTTGAAAGGGTAATATGATAATTAAGGTGAGAAGAGCCCATTTTAAATGCTTAAAACCCAGGAAGGTAGCAACACATATCACAATGCTCAGGTAAAAAAAAACAAAATAGTCCTTCCCATTTATATCTAATAGAATAGCTATTGATAAAGGTAAGAGTGCTATTAAAAAGGCACCAACTATAAAAACAATATAATTTAAGTATTTTTGCATAATTCAATTTTATAAAATTGACAAAAAAATTACAAACAATGATGATAATCTTACAAAAATGGTTAAAGAAAAAATTTACAGGCATTTCCTGGAAGAATAAATATATTAAATTAATTTTTCACTGTATAGATATTCCGGATTGGATAACACGTCAGGTAAATAGTCTTGGTAATATACCTAAATATTCTATACGTGTGCGATCTAATGGCGTTCAGGGTCAATTTGGTGGCAAAATATTTGCCAATAGTGGTAAATTAATAACTCAATTGCTGAGCAAACATACAAATCTTAAACCACAAAGCAAAATATTAGAGATAGGATGTGGATGTGGCAGGATTGCATTTGGTTTAGCAAATATTCTTGAAAATGGAAATTATATTGGTATGGACGTAGATAAATTAGTTATTGCTGAATGTAAAAAAAATTCAATATTCAAAAAGAAAGATTTTGTTTTTCAACATATGGATGTACATAATTACGTCTATAATACTAAAGGTGAGATTTCTGCTGATTCGTTTCAATTTTCTTACCCGGATAAAAATGCAGATATAATTATTCTAATATCAGTATTCACGCATATGTTACCTGAAGATGTCGCCCATTACATCAATGAAATTAGCCGTATGCTTCACCCTGGCGGCTACTGTTTTTTTTCAACCTTTCTGATGGATTATGGTCATCAAGGTAGAATGTTAGACTTTCCTTATAACCATTCTTATTACAGACTTCACCAGGAAATTAACCCCGAAAAAGCAGTTGGATATTACCAAAACTTTTTATCAGATAGTTTTACTAAAGCAGGAATATCTTTACTGAAAGACCCTATATTGGGTAGATGGAGACCTGCAACAACAAATGATTCTTCAGATGGCTTTAGCCAAGATATAATGATTTTTATAAAAGATATTTACTGATGTATAAAAAGATTGACAAGTGTAGGATTTGCGGAAATGAAAATTTGGTTTCACTCCTTCATCTAGGAGAACAGGCATTAACCGGTGTGTTTCCTAAAAACAAGGATGAAAGGATTACCTCTGGTCCTTTGGAATTGGTGAAGTGCCATTCCGAAAACCAGGATAGTACTGTATGTCATTTGGTTCAGCTTCATCATTCTTATGATAGTACTGAAATGTACGGACTCAATTATGGCTACCGTTCAGGGCTGAATCAGTCAATGGTCCGGCATCTGAAAGACATTGTCCAATACGTGCAGTCATTTATTGCATTGAATGAAGGAGATTTAGTCATTGATATTGGCAGCAACGACAGCACGCTTTTGCAGTTCTATCCATCCGATAAAAAACTGCATTTAACGGGTATTGATCCTACCGGTGTTAAATTCAAAGAGTACTATCCATCGCACATCCGGCTTATACCTGAGTTTTTTTCTGCTGATATAGTGAGGAAACATCATCCCGGAGAAAAAGCAAAAGTAGTTACATCTATTGCAATGATTTATGATCTGGAAGATCCCATATCCTTTGTTAAGCAAGTTCATGAAGTAATAGCGGACGATGGCATCTGGGTGTTCGAACAAAGTTACCTGCCTTCTATGATGGAGGCCAATGCTTACGATACGATTTGTCACGAACATATAGAGTATTATGCTTTGTCACAGATACAATGGCTAATGGATAAAGCTGGATTAAGGATTATTGATGTTGAGCTTAACGATGTAAATGGCGGCAGTTTCATAGTAGTTGTTACAAAAAATCAATCTTCATATGTTTCCAGTAAAACTGTAGAAAAGGTCTTTAAAAGAGAAAAGCAGTTGAGATTAGACACATTAAAACCCTATGAAAATTTTGCGGAAAGAGTCTTTGCTCATAAGGATGAGTTGCGCAGGTTGTTATCCGATATTAAAAATAAGGGTGAAAAGGTTTTTGGATATGGTGCTTCGACAAAAGGGAATGTAGTACTACAGTATTGTGGACTGACACCAAATGATATTCCTTATATTGCTGATGTAAACGAAGATAAATTTGGTGCATATACTCCATTTACACAAATCCCTATTATTTCCGAACAGGAAGCTAAATCAATGAATCCGGATTATTTTCTCGTGCTGCCCTGGCATTTCAGAAAAGGTATACTCGAAAGAGAGAAGGCATATTTGGAATCGGGTGGCAAGTTCATTTTTCCTTTACCTGAGATTGAGATTGTTAGGCAATGAAAAAAGCAGTTATTGTAGGCCATACTGGTCAGGATGGAACTTATCTATGCCAACTTCTTGAAAAGAAGGGTTACAATATTTTTGTATGTATTGGAATATTTTATAATCATGAATCTCCTTTGCGCGAGTCAAAATATGTTTCTAAAAAAATTGTTGAAACGGCCATAGCGATAAAGAATAATGCAAAAGGCGAATTGAAGCTCGGGGATTTAGATTCACGGATTGACTGGGGTTATGCTCCTGATTATGTGGATGCTGTATTCGGCATCATGCAATTAACAGAACCTGATGATTTTATCATTTCCAGTGGCAATACTCATAGTGTTAAGGACTTTGTGGAGGGGGTATTTCAATATCTTGGGATGGATTGGCAAGAGCATGTTAAAATTGATTCTAACCTCATCACCAAAAAGCAGAAACGAAATCTTTTCGGCAATAATCAGAAAATAAAAGCTATAACAGGTTGGTATCCTTCCATAAGTTTTGGTGGGATGATAAAAATCTTAGTGGACAAAGAACTGAAAAAACATGCCTCAAAATAGTCCTTCCCATTAAAACTCATTGTCTATTTTTTTATGCAGAGAAGATTTGCAAACTTTTCTTTTGAAGATATGAATCTTTCTAATAATTCAGTAATATCAAAATGCTTAACTTGTTTTTTTTGTTCATCAACACAAAATACTTTAAACCCTGTTTTGTGCAATAAATTTATATAATCCTCGGGTTCAATATCTGTTTGTTGTAAACCAATTGGCCAGAATTCAGTGATCATTTTAATTTTCTCATACTTCTTTAAAATTGAACTCATCCCCTGAATTGCTCCATATTCTGCTCCTTGAATATCCATTTTAATGAAATTGATTTCTATATTTTTATCTTTAAA
The window above is part of the Cytophagales bacterium genome. Proteins encoded here:
- a CDS encoding NAD-dependent epimerase/dehydratase is translated as MKKAVIVGHTGQDGTYLCQLLEKKGYNIFVCIGIFYNHESPLRESKYVSKKIVETAIAIKNNAKGELKLGDLDSRIDWGYAPDYVDAVFGIMQLTEPDDFIISSGNTHSVKDFVEGVFQYLGMDWQEHVKIDSNLITKKQKRNLFGNNQKIKAITGWYPSISFGGMIKILVDKELKKHASK
- a CDS encoding class I SAM-dependent methyltransferase, whose product is MYKKIDKCRICGNENLVSLLHLGEQALTGVFPKNKDERITSGPLELVKCHSENQDSTVCHLVQLHHSYDSTEMYGLNYGYRSGLNQSMVRHLKDIVQYVQSFIALNEGDLVIDIGSNDSTLLQFYPSDKKLHLTGIDPTGVKFKEYYPSHIRLIPEFFSADIVRKHHPGEKAKVVTSIAMIYDLEDPISFVKQVHEVIADDGIWVFEQSYLPSMMEANAYDTICHEHIEYYALSQIQWLMDKAGLRIIDVELNDVNGGSFIVVVTKNQSSYVSSKTVEKVFKREKQLRLDTLKPYENFAERVFAHKDELRRLLSDIKNKGEKVFGYGASTKGNVVLQYCGLTPNDIPYIADVNEDKFGAYTPFTQIPIISEQEAKSMNPDYFLVLPWHFRKGILEREKAYLESGGKFIFPLPEIEIVRQ
- a CDS encoding class I SAM-dependent methyltransferase, with protein sequence MTKKLQTMMIILQKWLKKKFTGISWKNKYIKLIFHCIDIPDWITRQVNSLGNIPKYSIRVRSNGVQGQFGGKIFANSGKLITQLLSKHTNLKPQSKILEIGCGCGRIAFGLANILENGNYIGMDVDKLVIAECKKNSIFKKKDFVFQHMDVHNYVYNTKGEISADSFQFSYPDKNADIIILISVFTHMLPEDVAHYINEISRMLHPGGYCFFSTFLMDYGHQGRMLDFPYNHSYYRLHQEINPEKAVGYYQNFLSDSFTKAGISLLKDPILGRWRPATTNDSSDGFSQDIMIFIKDIY